The following DNA comes from Fusarium fujikuroi IMI 58289 draft genome, chromosome FFUJ_chr03.
CCTTGCATACTGCTCTGTTACTACATGCTGGACAGATACGGTAATCGCGGAGTCCATAGCTGAGAAGGTAATGCCATTTTTACTTTTTCCAAAAGCGCTAGGCGTCGGTTAAAGTACACTAATCCATTTTGTGACTAGGTTTCAGCTCTTGTATACAAGGGCGTCATATTCTGATATAACAACGTCCAATTAAGAATACTATgtgaagagaagggagaaaATGTCAATTGCGAGACGTGTCAGACGCGGCTCGCTATACTAATCAATGCGACAGACACCTAACGTTAGAATGAGACCCCGCATGGGTATGCTTCCTAACCAATGATAGGACCAACTGGCTTTCCAACCAGGTCAGCCAGGGCCTCAATCAAAGCAGTTGACAGGGTGATTGACCCCCTCAGATCCAAAAGGGAAGAAACCACATTACTGGTCTTGCACTGGCCTGGCCCTTTCCTGCCATTCATGATATCTTTCAACCACGCCAGGGCCTTTCCAGCGCCAATGATAGCGAGTGAGCCATGCTCCGAGAGCAAGTCTCTGTCATACTGAACCTTGGTACCGCCAGAGCAGTAGAATTTGACAAGATTGTCGGTATCCTTGATGGGGCTGACTTCATCCTGAATCGACTTGTAAACAAACAGAGGAATGCTAGGACTGTGTTTACCAAGAGCGTTCTCGTCTAGAATGCTTTTGGCAGGTTCTTGTGTCAGGATGGCAGGGTCTTTCAGCATTCCAACCACGTCCTGTCCGAGGAACGAAACAATATCAGCCACAAAACATTGCTTTTCAACAGCATCAAATTTGGCTTTATACTCTGGCTTAACCGCCGCATCAAGTCCCAACTTTAGGAGCGGGTATTGTTTGGCCAGCCCAACCATGCCGGGAGGGATGATACCAGCCAAAGGTCCCTTGTTAATACTCTTGATGACAGTTGTGATGTTGGGCACAGTACCACCAAGAGCAGCACCGGCGATGCGAAGCTCTGGAGCGTAGAACTGCTGAAGCTCTGCCGCTGAAGCTGACGCAATGCTCCCACCAGAGTATCCCCACATTCCGACGGTAGGGTTCTTCGAGATGCCAGTGAAGTTGGCAGAGTTAATGGCAGCTCTGATTCCGTCAAGGGTGGCATATCCTGCGAGTTTGTTTGCCAGGTAAGCTGCGTCAGGACCTTCATGGTCGGGAGAAATGACGATCCATCCCTGCTCAAGAGCTGCTTCGATCAGCAAAAGCTCTGCTTGGGTGACGATGGTTCCGAGAGGTCCGCCAGTGGCAGAGGCGAACTGAAAGGCATAAGACGGAGCACAGCCGGCATAAGAGGCATCCTCGGCGACCTGGTATGAGAGGACCTTCGTATAGTCGGCTTTGTACGGGACCAAGACAGTAAGGACGGTGGAGAGGG
Coding sequences within:
- a CDS encoding probable lipase precursor, whose protein sequence is MFPRFILLSVAALSTLGLSVPVEERQQPVLPTEDSFYRVPGNINDYPPGTIIDYRKPPSPIAAFGISPTNLKDTWQISYRTNDNFGKALSTVLTVLVPYKADYTKVLSYQVAEDASYAGCAPSYAFQFASATGGPLGTIVTQAELLLIEAALEQGWIVISPDHEGPDAAYLANKLAGYATLDGIRAAINSANFTGISKNPTVGMWGYSGGSIASASAAELQQFYAPELRIAGAALGGTVPNITTVIKSINKGPLAGIIPPGMVGLAKQYPLLKLGLDAAVKPEYKAKFDAVEKQCFVADIVSFLGQDVVGMLKDPAILTQEPAKSILDENALGKHSPSIPLFVYKSIQDEVSPIKDTDNLVKFYCSGGTKVQYDRDLLSEHGSLAIIGAGKALAWLKDIMNGRKGPGQCKTSNVVSSLLDLRGSITLSTALIEALADLVGKPVGPIIG